Genomic segment of Paenibacillus sp. FSL R5-0623:
AGGTAAACCGGTTATCACAGCTACACAAATGCTGGATTCCATGCAGCGTAACCCGCGTCCAACACGTGCGGAAGCAAGTGACGTGGCGAATGCGATCTTTGACGGTACGGACGCAATCATGTTGTCCGGTGAGACAGCTGCGGGTAAATACCCAGTTGAATCTGTTCTGACCATGTCCCGTATTGCTGAAAAAGCAGAATCTGCTCTGCCTTACCAAGAGTTGTACCTGAAACAACGTGTTGCTCAACAAACAACAGTTACAGAAGCAATCAGCCAATCGGTTGCTCTCCAAGCTCAAGATTTGAACGCAAAAGCGATCATCACTTCGACTGAATCAGGACACACTGCACGCATGATTTCCAAGTATCGTCCAGAATCTCCAATTATCGCTGTGACAACGGAAGACAGAACTTCCCGTCGTTTGGCTCTGGCTTGGGGTGTAACTCCTGTCAAAGGAAGACTGGTTGATTCCACGGATGCTTTGTTCGAAAACGCAATTGAAGGCGGCGTAAAATCCGGACTTGTTAAAGAAGGAGACCTGGTTGTGATCACAGCAGGTGTACCTTTGGGTCGTTCCGGTTCTACCAACCTGATTAAAGTAAGCCAAATTCCAAACAACGCTTAATAGCGTCTTGGATGGAGAAGCAACAGAAAAGAAGCAATGGGGCTTTATTGTCCCGTTGCTTTTTTTCCATCTTATTGACACTTTGCAGCGATGTAACACGTATGAATGATAGAACGAAGGAGGCTGATAACGTGCGAGAACAGAGCAACGGTAGCTGGTATGCGGCACGTCTTCGTGTACGCTATCAAGAAAGTGACCAGATGGGCGTGGTCTACCACGCGAACTATTTGAATTGGTTTGAAATCGGTCGAACTGAGATGATTCGCCAAATGGGGTATACATATCGTAAAATGGAGGAACAGGGGTTACTGCTTCCCGTAACCGGACTGGATGTGAAGTATCACAAGCCTGCCCGATATGATGATGAGATTATCATTTTCACCCGTATTGCTGCATTTAGTGGTCTGCGACTGAATTATGAGTATGACGTAAGACGCATGTCTGAAGAACCTGATGAGCATATGGCGATTGGAGAACGGGTATGGTCAACTGATGAATTACTCCCCGGTGAACGGCTAGTTACAGGTTCTACCCAGCATGTGTGGGTGAATGGGGACTGGAAGCCAGTTCGGCTGGATAAGGCAGCCTCTGAGTTATACAGCGCGCTTGAAAAGGTGTGGCTTTTGGGAAAGGAGTAATACGTCAATGCGAAAATGGATGTGGGCTTTACTCTTAATCATTCCGGTGATTGAATTATTTGGTTTTATTCTGATGAGTGACTGGATCGGAGCCGGAAAGACATTGCTTCTCATGATTCTCACGTCCTTGATTGGTATAGCAATGTTGCAGTTTGAAGGGCGAAAAGTACTTGTGGACGCCAAATCCGAGATGGAGCGTGGCAAGGTACCAGGAAGAAAAATGGTCGATGGTCTTTTTATTTTTGTCGGTGGTTTCTTACTTTTGATTCCAGGTTTTGTAACGGATCTGATCGGGTTTACACTGATATTTCCATTAACACGTCCGGTTTACCGTCTGTTCTTCCTGGGATGGCTAGAGAAAAAAATGAAAAGTGGCAAAATTACGTTTTATCGTCGTCCGAAATGAAACACCAGTTGTTATGCATAATGGAAAAGGCTCCGCTCAACAGAACATTTCTGTTGAACGAAGCCTTTTTATTTTTCCTGTGTGCTCATAAGATGATGCCTCATCGGACACGTCCGTTGATGATATACGTTCTGAGGTCGCGTAATACGTTAGCCCGATTGAACGCATCGAGAATCACGAGACTGACAGGGCCAATAATCAAGCCCAGAACACCGAACAACTTCAAACCCACAAACATGCCAACCAGCGTGGCGAGTGGGTCGAGCCCTACACTGCTTGCAAGTACCTTCGGTTCAATAATCTGACGGGCGATCAGTAAGATCAGATAGATAATACTAATGCCAATACCCAGATACAGATCCCCATTCATAAAGAGGTACGCTGCCCAAGGCACCATGATAAGGCCCACACCCAGATAAGGAAGCAGATCGACCAAACCAATCATCAGAGCAATGGTGAAGGCTGAATTAACTTGCAATATAAGTAGTCCAATCATAACGAATAGTGCTGTAATCGAGATCATGATCAATTGTGCTCTTGCGTATCCGAACAATGCCTTCTTAAGGTCGGTCCATATGTCGGATATCGGCTTGCGAATGGAAGAGGGTACCCATCCCGATACGGTGATGTTGTGCCTGGTCCAGCTTTTGCTAATGAAGAATGTAGACAACAGAACAACGATTAATACCGCGCCCATGTTAGGCAGGGAAGTCAGCAGACTCAGAATCATGTTGAAAAATCCGGTGACCAGATCTGTGACGGCTGTACCCACCGTTTCAGTTGTTTTACTAATATTGCTGTTGATGGTTTCCTGGTAGTTGGGATTTTCCTTGTAAAATTCATTGATCTGCGCAGTCAAACTTTGAATGGTGTCATTCTGGGTCCAGCGCACAAACGTGTCCTTGATCTCATCAACATGAAGATCAAAGCTTGTCGTAAGTGAAATGACTTCTTTTACCATGCGGGTAATCGCCGCAGACAGCACCACCGCAATGGCTCCAAAATAAAGGATCAGTGAAAGAGTCACAGCCAGCCAGCGCGGGAATCGTGCTCGATGCTGAAGCAGTTTCACTAATGGATTCATGGCATAGGCGATAATCCAGGCAATTGCAAAAGGGTACAAGAGCGGGAACAGCAAGTATATGGCAACGGCGATCAGAACGGCCGCAATGATAACCCATAAGCCGCGGAGCAGGCGTTTCAGTATTATTCTATCCAAGCATCAACTCTCCTTATTTCAATTAAGCCGACCTATGTATGATCCAGGAAGCAGTATTAGAAATAGATGGCTATCTTAATTAATATAGAGCATTTACAAGGTTTTGAAACGCCGGGATGTTACCAGATCTTGTTCAAAAGCGGACTTTTGAACAAAATCTGCGGGGATTCTTTCTTTTGCCTAGAGTATGCCTTAGCATTACAGAATATAGCAATAGAAAGTTCTTCATACGACAAGATTGGTTAAAAAACATTAAATGTCAACCTTGTTTTTGTAAAGGCTTTCAAAAATGCTTTATCGGTCCGATAAAGAAGTTTGATGTGCGAATGAACTCTCATCATGTTCACATAAACGACAAAATCCAGTATGATGTTATAAGTAAATACCGATTGACAGATAGGAAAACCGTAGTTTGAAATATTTGTTAATTTTAAAATGAAAATGTTTACAAAAAGAGAATAGGTGCATTTTGGCACTTATATGACACTCTGGAATGGTTCCTGATTTCGCTTATTAAAGGAGAGATGTATATGACAGCTACCAAAGGTCTGGAAGGCATCGTTGCAACAACCTCTTCGATCAGTTCTATTGTAGACGGTGTGCTTACATACCGTGGTTACGATATCGACGATTTGGCTGAACATGCCAGCTTTGAAGAAGTTGCCTATTTGTTGTGGTTTGGTAAATTGCCAACAACGGATGAACTGAAATCCCTTCGTAAAAGCCTGAGCGATTACGCGCCGATTCCGAGCGAGTTGATTGCACAAATCCAATTGTATCCGAAAAACGTCAGCACCATGGCAGCACTTCGTTCCGCTGTCTCTGCACTTGCACTGTACGACGAGCAAGCGGATGAGATGACAACGGAAGCGAATGAGAACAAAGCGGTTAAGTTGCAAGCACAGTTGCCAACGATTGTGGCAGCCATCGCCCGTATCCGTCAGGGCAAAGAACCTGTGGCTCCAAAAGAAGGCGCTTCCATCGCAGAGAACTTTTTATATATGATGACTGGTGAAGAACCATCCGAGACCGCAGTGAAAGCATTGGATCAAGCCCTTGTCCTGCATGCGGATCACGAGTTAAACGCTTCGACATTTGCAGCCCGTGTAACGGTTGCTACGCTGTCAGATATCTATTCCGGTGTAACTTCCGCCATTGGCGCACTGAAGGGACCACTGCATGGCGGTGCTAATGAAGCCGTTATGAAAATGTTGAATGAGATCGGTACGCCTGATCGTCTTGAAGCGGCAATTCAGGAAAAACTGAATAATCGTGAAAAAATCATGGGCTTTGGACATCGGGTGTACAAAAACGGCGATCCACGTGCCAAACATCTACAGAAGATGTCCAAGGAACTTGGCGAGATGAACAATGATACGCGTTTGTATGATATGTCTGTGAAGATCGAGGAACTGGTAACAGGACAAAAAGGACTGAAGCCTAACGTAGACTTCTATTCTGCTTCTGTATATACCCAACTGGAGATCGAACAGGAATTGTTCACTCCAATCTTTGCGATCAGCCGGGTGTCTGGATGGACTGCGCATATTTTGGAACAGCTTGCGGACAATCGCATTATTCGTCCACGTGCGGAGTACACTGGCCCTACAGAACAGAAATACGTTTCTATTGAACTTCGCTAATAGCCGCAAAAACAGTATAATAATATAGACGAGGTGAAGGGTTGGAAAGCAGAGGCTTTACTGGCTTGGGCTCTCAGGACCCTTCTCTCAACAAGACTAGTGGTATGATGAATACTGCATATACGAAACCTAGGAGGAATTTTAACTATGAAATTAGAAAAATTTGCTCACCCAACTGAAGGCGAAAAAATCCAAATTGATAATGGTACACTTCAAGTACCTAGTAATCCAATCATTCCATTTATCGAAGGTGACGGTACAGGCCGTGATATCTGGAAAGCTTCCAAACGTGTATTGGATGCAGCTGTTGAAAAAGCTTATGATGGCAACAAAAAAATCGCTTGGTATGAAGTGTTTGCTGGACAAAAAGCATTCGATACATACGGTGAGTGGTTGCCGAATGATACACTGGAAGCCATTCGTGAGTATATCGTAGCGATCAAAGGACCATTGACTACGCCAATCGGTGGCGGTATTCGTTCCCTGAACGTAGCCCTGCGTCAAGAGCTTGACCTGTACACATGCTTGCGTCCTGTTCGTTATTTCGACGGCGTACCTTCTCCGGTTAAACGTCCTGAGTTGGTAGACATGGTCATTTTCCGTGAGAATACGGAAGATATCTATGCAGGAATCGAGTATGCTGAAGGTTCTGAAGAAGTGAAAAAAGTGATCCAGTTCCTGCAACAGGAGATGGGTGCTAACAAAATCCGTTTCCCTGAGACTTCCGGTATTGGTATCAAACCAGTTTCTTCCGAAGGTTCGAAACGTCTGGTACGTGCAGCAGTGCAGTACGCAATTGACCATAACCGTAAGACGGTTACATTGGTACACAAAGGTAATATCATGAAATTCACAGAAGGTGCCTTCAAAAACTGGGGATATGAAGTGGCTGAAGAAGAGTTCGCTGACAAAGTATTCACATGGGCACAATACGACATCATCAAAGAAAAAGAAGGTACAGATGCAGCGAATGCAGCACAAAAAGCTGCTGAAGATGCTGGTAAAATCATCGTAAAAGATGCGATTGCCGATATCGCTCTGCAACAAGTATTGACTCGTCCAGGCGAATTTGATGTTATCGCAACATTGAACCTGAACGGTGACTATCTGTCCGATGCACTTGCAGCGCAAGTTGGCGGAATTGGTATCGCTCCTGGAGCGAACATCAACTACGTAACAGGACATGCTATCTTCGAAGCAACTCACGGTACTGCACCTAAATACGCGGACAAAGATGTCGTGAACCCTGGTTCCGTTATTCTGTCCGGAGTAATGTTGCTTGAGCACTTGGGATGGCAAGAAGCAGCTAACCTGATCTACAAAGGTATGGAAACATCCATTAACAATAAAACAGTAACGTATGACTTTGCACGTCTGATGGACGGCGCAACTGAAGTGAAATGTTCTGAATTCGCGGATCAAATCATTAAAAACCTGTAAGGGGAGATGTGAATCTTGACTATTCAGCGCAAAAAAATCACAGTAGTCGGCGCCGGTTTTACCGGTGCTACGACCGCATTAATGCTTGCCCAAAAAGAACTCGGGGATGTTGTGCTGGTTGATATTCCTCAACTGGAGAACCCGACGAAGGGGAAAGCACTCGATATGATGGAAGCAAGTCCTGTTCAAGGATTTGACAGTCATATCGTGGGTACTTCCAACTACGAAGATACTGCAGGTTCTGAGATTGTAATCATCACCGCTGGTATCGCCCGTAAACCGGGTATGAGCCGCGACGATCTGGTCAATACGAATGCGGGTATCGTGAAGTCCGTTTGTGAAAATGTGAAAAAATATTGCCCTGATTCCATCGTCATTATTCTAAGCAACCCGGTGGATGCGATGACTTATGCAGCTTATCAGACCCTTGGTTTTCCTAAAAACCGTGTTATCGGTCAGTCAGGTGTTCTGGATACAGCACGTTATTGTACCTTCATTGCGCAAGAGTTGAACGTATCTGTTGAAGATGTTCGTGGATTCGTTCTTGGCGGTCACGGAGACGATATGGTGCCTCTCGTTCGTTATTCGAGCGTGGGAGGCATTCCGATAGATACGCTGATTCCGGCTGACCGGATCGAATCCATCGTGCAGCGCACACGTGTAGGCGGTGGTGAGATTGTGAACCTGCTTGGTAACGGCAGTGCATATTACGCTCCAGCGGCTTCACTTGTTCAGATGACCGAAGCGATTTTGAAGGACAAGAAACGTATCATTCCAGTGATCGCTTATCTTGAAGGTGAATATGGCTATAATGATCTGTTCCTCGGTGTACCAACCATTCTGGGTGGTAACGGCATTGAGAAAATATTCGAACTTGACCTGACTGCGGAAGAAAAAGCAGGGTTGGATAAATCGGCTGATTCGGTTCGCAACGTCATTTCGGTAGTAAACCTGTAAGTTTGAAAACTTTTTGAACAGAAGCTAAAAGAAAACCTCCGGTAAACCCGGAGGTTTTCTTTTCTTTGGATAAGTTCCCCAGTATAATGGAATGTGATGTATAGCACACCGAAAATGTTGAGGAGGATGAAAATTTTGACAATGATTATGTATCTGCTCCATATTGTTGGAGCACTGGCGATGGGATTCTATTTGATTCTGCCATTTGTGGTCGGAAAAATCCGTACCTTGAATGCTGCAGCACAAGAGGGAGCCTTTGCATCGCTTCGTTCTTTGAACAAAGTCGCGCAGTATGGACTTGTAATCCAACTTCTTACTGGTGGTTACCTGATGACCAAAGGTGAGTATTCTCATGTCTGGATGGCTGTTGTTGTTGTTCTGCTCTTAGCTATTGCGGCTATTGGAGGAATTATGGGTAAACCGCTGCGACTCGCTGCAGAAGGTGTGAAGAACAAGCGTGATGTGGGCCCTGAGCAAAGCAAAATCCGTATGTTCAGTACACTTCTGGCTGTATTTTTGCTAATCATGGTGTACCTGATGGTGAATAATCAGGTGATCTAAGTGCGTTGTGGACGATTAATCCATCCTACGAAGATGTATTGTTAGTTGTTGGTTAAGCGTTTGCAGACGTAATTAGGACAAGCCATATGATATGTAAGATGGTGTTCCGTTGAAACAAATAAAAAGATAGACAGCCTCATTGGCTGTCTATCTTTTTATTATCGAGATGAGATCAGCAGTCCTCGGTGTATTTAAACTGGAACTAGAGGGATCACTACCCTTCATAACAGCATGCATATTCCATCAGATACGGTCTACATTGGTTAGGTTGTACTCACAGTATACGCACGCACTGCATTTCGACCGTTGCGCTTGGATTCGTACAAGGCAGTATCAGCGTCGCGTAACAAGGACTCCAGCGAATCTGACCCTCCATTGTACTGGGCAATACCAAAGCTTGAGGTCAGTGTAATAGGCACTCCCTTAACATCCAGGGGGTCATTCAATAAGGCAACTCTCAGTTGTTCGGCAAGTTTCTCGGCTTCTTGAAGCGAGGTATTCGGAAGAGCGATGACAAACTCTTCTCCTCCATAACGGGCAAACAACATCTCAGGGCTTAAATATCGATTACAAACAGAGACGACATGAATGATGGCCTGATCGCCAACATCATGCCCGTACGTATCGTTGATGCGTTTAAAGTAATCAATATCAAATAAAATAAATGAAACAGGTTGCAGATTAAGCTGAGCTTCACTCAAAATCTCCCGTCCTCTATGCAAAAATTGAGTGCGGTTATAGATTTTGGTCAAACCATCGAAATAAGCCAGTTGTTTCAGCTGTTCTTGCAAGAAGCGTTGTTCCGTTATATCGATTAACATAATTAGACTGCCCACAGTCTGTGCATCCTTGTTATACACGTAAGATGTCCTGACCTGGTAACAGACGGTCTCTCCATTTAACTGCCAGTACAGATCGGTTTGCAATCCTTCTCTTCCGTATTCAACGGGAAACGTCTTTCCAGCAAGATTAAGCCAGATATCATCCAAGGGTTGGCCAATCATGGCTGTATCAAGCTCTGGCAACATGTCACGCAGAGATCGGTTGTAATCGACCAGTCGATTGAAACTATCCAGTACAATAACACCTTCACGCATGCTCTCGAAAATACTGTCTTTGGCGATGGGTACGATGGTCAGTAGACGTGAGGATAGAATCGCCCAGATATACATAGCAGACGTGATACACATGAGTACGGGTACGGGGTCCATCCCGCCGGGGGTCACACCAAGCAAATACAGAAAAGCTGCGACCATAGGAATAATCTGTGAAGTAATGAGAGTAAGTAATTGACGACGATACATCTTCTTGGTATGTCTCCATTGTCCGATCAGAATGAGGCAGGCACATAACAGACAGGAAAAGGTGAATGCACCGTGTACAACATACCATTGGCCCACTGCGATATCCATCAGAGGAACGGGACTATCTTCTCTCAGCCATACTTTTTTATAAAATAGATGATGAAAGTCATTGGTTGCAACCATAGCTAGTGTAACGGAAGGGATTACAAACAATGAGGCAGTTACCTTTTTGGATAACGTTTTTCCAGTGTACTTTATCATCAACATGAGGCCAAGAGATGCGGAGAAGGGCATGCCTATATACTCCACGGTGGTCCAAAACATCATCTGCTCCAGCGTGTTGCTGGCTAGCTCAATCGCATAACCAAAAGTGTATATGGAGAGTGCTGCTGTGTAGAGAATGAATATTTTGGAACTGGGGATCTCGGATCTTCTGAAATAGGTATATAAACACAAAAAGACATTCAGCACGGCTGAAGTAGCTACGAGTGTTATATATGAATTAATATGCGATTCCATTGTCAGGTCTCCATGTTAGTTTAGAATGATTAAACCAATAAAAATGAGAGTTAAAGCACATCAGTATACTGTACATTGTACATCAGCCCATGCAGCATAGGAATACGCTTTGTATCATGAAACAGTCTAATTTTGAATAAATTTCGAATTTTGGCAAAACAGGCATTGAAGCAAATAGGTTGTTTGATATCCAAAGATCGTGGTAAATAACGATTAGAGACAGCACGCTGAGACTTGAGTTGCTGTTGATCACAGAAGAATAATCTGGACTGTTACTGCCATCCTACAGAATGAGACTTTTTTCAGAGAACGAAAGACAAGGAAGTGTGCAGTTATGTCCATGTCTTCTGTAATCCAAATATGTTCACATTTTGAGAGGAGAATGTTAGATGTCAACTACACCACAAAATCAAAAAACAATGCCAGCACAGCACCAGGATCAACGCCCCGGAATCGAATCAGAGATGCATCCCAGACCGGAATTTGAGAAGCCTGAATACAAGGCAGCAGGTAAACTGACGGGTAAGGTGGCGCTTATTACAGGGGGTGACAGCGGAATTGGACGTGCTGTTGCTGTTACGTATGCCAAGGAAGGCGCGGATGTCGCCATTGTATACCTGAGCGAGCACGAAGATGCCAAGGAAACGAAGCGTCAGGTCGAACAGGAAGGACGCAAGTGCATCTTGATTGCAGGTGACATTGGTGATGATGCCTTTGCGAAGAAGTCGGTTCAACAGACAGTGAATGAACTGGGCAAACTGGACATTGTCGTGAATAACGCAGCAGAACAGCATCCACAGCAGAATCTGGAGGATATTACGCCAGAACAGCTGGAGCGTACATTCCGTACCAATATCTTCGGCATGTTCTATGTGACACAAGCAGCCCTTCCACATCTGAAGCAGGGCAGTACGATAATTAATACAACCTCCATCACAGCCTATCGCGGCAGCCCGACACTGCTTGACTATTCGTCTACCAAAGGAGCAATCACTTCGTTCACTCGTTCGTTGTCGATGAATGTGATTGAGAAGGGAATTCGTGTTAATGCCGTTGCACCAGGGCCGATCTGGACACCACTCATTCCATCCACATTTGATGAGAAAAAAGTAAGTGAGTTCGGCGCAACGCAACCAATGAAGCGGCCAGGACAACCGGATGAACTGGCTCCCGCCTATGTATATCTAGCTTCAGATGATTCTTCGTATGTGAGCGGACAGGTGATGCATGTAAATGGCGGAGAAGTGGTGAACGGATAATACGTAAAGAACGTTTAGACTCAGGATAAGATTTATTATATAGAGAGGCGTATCGCTTTCAGCATGGCTGAGCGGTGCGTCTTTTTTATATCAGGGGAATGTGCAAGTTTAAGATGCGGTTAGCAGCTGTTTACAAAAGTCTGCATCTGCGTTGATACATATATGATATTGTACGAATAACCTCGCTGACTGGAATCTCCCTAATCTGTGATATGATAGATCGAGCAATTATACTCGGAGGGATAAGTCATATGAAAATTAGCAAACAGAATGCAGCACATTATATATGGGGTGCACAGTGCGATGGCTGGCACCTTGTTCAAAACGATAAATTGAGCATCATTCATGAGCGAATGCCTGCAGGAACGGCTGAAATACGACATTACCATTCGGTAAGCCGTCAGTTTTTTTTCATCCTCAGCGGTGAAGCGTGTATGGAACTTAATGGAGAGACGTTTGTGCTGGAAACCCATGAAGGAATAGAGATTGCACCCGGAATGCCGCATCAGATGATGAATCGGAGCAACGAGGAAGTGGAGTTTCTCGTAATTTCCAATCCAGGTACCCGTGGGGACCGAATTGAACTGGATTCAATGTAGAGCAATTCATAAGATATTAATCTGATCATAAAGGAAGAGATAGATGAGACCGTTCCGAATTCGCCTTGCCATCATTATGATGGTGCTGATCGGTGTATCCGTCATTGTGGCTGGATATACGATGGGCAAAGTGTTTAAGACTACGCATATAGCCGCATTGGAGCAAACCATGGTGCGCGAGATTAATTTGCTCAAAGCAACTTTTCCATTCCATGATGCAAGTGATCCAACCTCGGAAGCCACACGAAAGTATTATTCAGATCGGGCGTTGGAACTGGATCGTCTGACGGATTCCCGGGTAACCTTCATCAATAAAGACGGCACGGTCATTGGGGATTCCGAGAGTGATCCGGCATCCATGGATAATCACTTGGACCGTGAGGAGATTAAGGGTGCCGTTGGAGATGGGTACGGCCAATCCATACGCTACAGTGAGACATTGGGACAAGACATGCTGTATGTAGCACTACCTGTGAATTCGGATCAAAGTGACATGATTGAAATCCCTAGCGGCAAATTTGATGGCTACATTCGTCTATCCATGAGTCTACAGGCTGTGGATCAAGGGCTTCAGCGTGGTTGGATGATTATGTTTGCTGCACTTGGACTATTGTTCTTAATTGTCGCGTTTGTCAGTTATCGGGTTGCACGCGGATTAACCTCCCCGATTGAGCATATTACAAAAGTGGCCCATCGGATCACCAAGCTGGAATACGATGCCAGAGTTGATGTAACGCGTAGAGATGAGATCGGACAACTGGGGCTTGCCATAAACGGAATGGCAGACAGCTTGCAGTCACAGCTGAAGACGATTCGTGACAATGAAGCGTTGCTACAGAGTGTCCTCGCGAACATGACGGGAGGAATTGTCATGATCGACGCAGGGCAATCCATTGCACTGGTCAATCGGGAAGCGGAGCGTATGCTTGGTATTCAGGCAGGAAAGGTTACGAGTAAGCCTTATACTGAATTGAAAAGACACTACGAATTAACACGTACAATCGAAGAGAGTGTTGCACTGAAAGAACGGATGCATGAAGAAGTGAGTGTGTTCAACCCGGAGGAAAAACTGATCCGTATTGATGGAGTACCGATGTCTGAAGATGATGGCGGTTATCGGGGCATGTTGTTCCT
This window contains:
- the mdh gene encoding malate dehydrogenase, with translation MTIQRKKITVVGAGFTGATTALMLAQKELGDVVLVDIPQLENPTKGKALDMMEASPVQGFDSHIVGTSNYEDTAGSEIVIITAGIARKPGMSRDDLVNTNAGIVKSVCENVKKYCPDSIVIILSNPVDAMTYAAYQTLGFPKNRVIGQSGVLDTARYCTFIAQELNVSVEDVRGFVLGGHGDDMVPLVRYSSVGGIPIDTLIPADRIESIVQRTRVGGGEIVNLLGNGSAYYAPAASLVQMTEAILKDKKRIIPVIAYLEGEYGYNDLFLGVPTILGGNGIEKIFELDLTAEEKAGLDKSADSVRNVISVVNL
- a CDS encoding cupin domain-containing protein translates to MKISKQNAAHYIWGAQCDGWHLVQNDKLSIIHERMPAGTAEIRHYHSVSRQFFFILSGEACMELNGETFVLETHEGIEIAPGMPHQMMNRSNEEVEFLVISNPGTRGDRIELDSM
- a CDS encoding FxsA family protein; the protein is MRKWMWALLLIIPVIELFGFILMSDWIGAGKTLLLMILTSLIGIAMLQFEGRKVLVDAKSEMERGKVPGRKMVDGLFIFVGGFLLLIPGFVTDLIGFTLIFPLTRPVYRLFFLGWLEKKMKSGKITFYRRPK
- a CDS encoding SDR family oxidoreductase; this encodes MSTTPQNQKTMPAQHQDQRPGIESEMHPRPEFEKPEYKAAGKLTGKVALITGGDSGIGRAVAVTYAKEGADVAIVYLSEHEDAKETKRQVEQEGRKCILIAGDIGDDAFAKKSVQQTVNELGKLDIVVNNAAEQHPQQNLEDITPEQLERTFRTNIFGMFYVTQAALPHLKQGSTIINTTSITAYRGSPTLLDYSSTKGAITSFTRSLSMNVIEKGIRVNAVAPGPIWTPLIPSTFDEKKVSEFGATQPMKRPGQPDELAPAYVYLASDDSSYVSGQVMHVNGGEVVNG
- the icd gene encoding NADP-dependent isocitrate dehydrogenase; amino-acid sequence: MKLEKFAHPTEGEKIQIDNGTLQVPSNPIIPFIEGDGTGRDIWKASKRVLDAAVEKAYDGNKKIAWYEVFAGQKAFDTYGEWLPNDTLEAIREYIVAIKGPLTTPIGGGIRSLNVALRQELDLYTCLRPVRYFDGVPSPVKRPELVDMVIFRENTEDIYAGIEYAEGSEEVKKVIQFLQQEMGANKIRFPETSGIGIKPVSSEGSKRLVRAAVQYAIDHNRKTVTLVHKGNIMKFTEGAFKNWGYEVAEEEFADKVFTWAQYDIIKEKEGTDAANAAQKAAEDAGKIIVKDAIADIALQQVLTRPGEFDVIATLNLNGDYLSDALAAQVGGIGIAPGANINYVTGHAIFEATHGTAPKYADKDVVNPGSVILSGVMLLEHLGWQEAANLIYKGMETSINNKTVTYDFARLMDGATEVKCSEFADQIIKNL
- the citZ gene encoding citrate synthase produces the protein MTATKGLEGIVATTSSISSIVDGVLTYRGYDIDDLAEHASFEEVAYLLWFGKLPTTDELKSLRKSLSDYAPIPSELIAQIQLYPKNVSTMAALRSAVSALALYDEQADEMTTEANENKAVKLQAQLPTIVAAIARIRQGKEPVAPKEGASIAENFLYMMTGEEPSETAVKALDQALVLHADHELNASTFAARVTVATLSDIYSGVTSAIGALKGPLHGGANEAVMKMLNEIGTPDRLEAAIQEKLNNREKIMGFGHRVYKNGDPRAKHLQKMSKELGEMNNDTRLYDMSVKIEELVTGQKGLKPNVDFYSASVYTQLEIEQELFTPIFAISRVSGWTAHILEQLADNRIIRPRAEYTGPTEQKYVSIELR
- a CDS encoding histidine kinase N-terminal 7TM domain-containing protein — encoded protein: MESHINSYITLVATSAVLNVFLCLYTYFRRSEIPSSKIFILYTAALSIYTFGYAIELASNTLEQMMFWTTVEYIGMPFSASLGLMLMIKYTGKTLSKKVTASLFVIPSVTLAMVATNDFHHLFYKKVWLREDSPVPLMDIAVGQWYVVHGAFTFSCLLCACLILIGQWRHTKKMYRRQLLTLITSQIIPMVAAFLYLLGVTPGGMDPVPVLMCITSAMYIWAILSSRLLTIVPIAKDSIFESMREGVIVLDSFNRLVDYNRSLRDMLPELDTAMIGQPLDDIWLNLAGKTFPVEYGREGLQTDLYWQLNGETVCYQVRTSYVYNKDAQTVGSLIMLIDITEQRFLQEQLKQLAYFDGLTKIYNRTQFLHRGREILSEAQLNLQPVSFILFDIDYFKRINDTYGHDVGDQAIIHVVSVCNRYLSPEMLFARYGGEEFVIALPNTSLQEAEKLAEQLRVALLNDPLDVKGVPITLTSSFGIAQYNGGSDSLESLLRDADTALYESKRNGRNAVRAYTVSTT
- a CDS encoding thioesterase family protein, whose product is MREQSNGSWYAARLRVRYQESDQMGVVYHANYLNWFEIGRTEMIRQMGYTYRKMEEQGLLLPVTGLDVKYHKPARYDDEIIIFTRIAAFSGLRLNYEYDVRRMSEEPDEHMAIGERVWSTDELLPGERLVTGSTQHVWVNGDWKPVRLDKAASELYSALEKVWLLGKE
- the ytvI gene encoding sporulation integral membrane protein YtvI; this encodes MDRIILKRLLRGLWVIIAAVLIAVAIYLLFPLLYPFAIAWIIAYAMNPLVKLLQHRARFPRWLAVTLSLILYFGAIAVVLSAAITRMVKEVISLTTSFDLHVDEIKDTFVRWTQNDTIQSLTAQINEFYKENPNYQETINSNISKTTETVGTAVTDLVTGFFNMILSLLTSLPNMGAVLIVVLLSTFFISKSWTRHNITVSGWVPSSIRKPISDIWTDLKKALFGYARAQLIMISITALFVMIGLLILQVNSAFTIALMIGLVDLLPYLGVGLIMVPWAAYLFMNGDLYLGIGISIIYLILLIARQIIEPKVLASSVGLDPLATLVGMFVGLKLFGVLGLIIGPVSLVILDAFNRANVLRDLRTYIINGRVR